From the Mus musculus strain C57BL/6J chromosome 10, GRCm38.p6 C57BL/6J genome, the window CCCATTTAGCATTGATTCTCATGACCTATTGATAAAGAGGAATGTTTGCTTGTTTAAGGTCTTAATGCATGTTTGGAAGATGATGTTCTGTAGAAGGGACATAGGGACACACTTCAGTTAACTCGTGAAGATCTGGGAATCCTTCTTTAGTAGAATTCTATTCATTTTATTAGGCACTATACCTGGCTACCAGACCTGGCTAGCAACAGTCTGAACAAGCCATGTTGATAACCTTGCCATATTTGTAAAGCTTCACTGGGAAGTTGTGGCTTCAGAGTTTACAGCTGTACCTATGTGACTTGAATTGTTTTGACCTCTGAAACATGTTCTCCCAACCTGGTCTCCAAGGGAGCACATTAGCTTGCACAGTAACAACCAGGCCTTTTCATGTTCTGGGAATGCCATATGTGAATGCTACTCCCTCCATGACTCTACCCTACCCCATGATCCGGATCTGGTATTTCATGTGGCTATCCCTGGAAGGAGATGATAGATATGTAATAGACTTTTTACAAACACACTCACAATTCAGCTTCCAATTAATTCCAAAATCCACCACATAGCCaagattatatttttataatgtgtttatttgtgtACAAAATATGTTGTAGTTTACGATGCATGTGCAGCAAAATACTCTATCACATACAACAAAAATACATCTTAGACTCCCTTTCTCCTGCTCTTGGGGATGGCAACACTGTCTTGGCATTTCAGCAGCTAAAAATAAAGTGCTATTATTAAGCAGTATTGGAATGTCTTCACTTGACAAATGTGATGTACGATTGAGTATACAACcacattttgtttggttttcacaGAACAGGAAGCTCCAGGTCCTGAACACCTCAGAAGATACAAagatttgtatatatatgtacacatgtatacactgtATATGTAAAATGCCAACAAGCCTCTTTGTCTGAGTCAGTTCGTTGCGTTCACGTTCAGTCCCTTTGCTCCAGCAGAGTCAGATTTGCACCACTGACACCTCAAGAGTTCATCAGCAGGCACCTTGACGCTCACCAAAGGCTGGCATGTTGGGTTTGTGGTGTTTGTGAGGGAACACGAGGAGCCCTTCAGACCTCACTGGGGGACCTGGAGCGGAAGGGCACTTTGGATTGGAAACAGCCACAGAACAGGAGCCACAAGGCACGCTGGATCTCCTGGTTGCGGAAGGCATAGATGATGGGATTGATCATGGAGTTATAGGTGGCAGGCAACAGGGTGGCATAAGTGTAGATGGCCGGGTCCTCTTGGCTACCCACCACACAATAGATGGCGAAGGGCAGCCAGCTGGCCCCAAAAGTGCCTAGCACCACGGCCAAAGTTCCCACTCCCTTTCTGGTGGCTGCTAAGTGGGGCGGTGCTAGGCAATGCTGTTGCAAAGCGATCTGGTGGGCGTGGCGCCAGACCACCTGGCAGATGCGCACGTACAAGTGCAGCATGATGCCAAAGACCACGAAGAAGGAAGTAGAGAGCAACGCCACATGGCTGCGTGTCAGGGGGCGCACCACGCTGCAGGACGTGCGGTCGGCCAAGCAGTTCCAGCCTAGAACAGGCAGCAACCCCAACCCGAGGGACACTGTCCAGGTGGCTGCTAGCAAGAGGTGCACGCCCAACAGGGTCCGGCGCGAGTAGTAGGTGAGCGCGTTGTACAAAGACAGGTAACGGTCAACTGTGATAGCAAGCAGGCTGCTGACTGAGGCGGCAAAGGACGCCACCAGGAAGCCCACCATGAGCAGGCTCACAGTCTCCGAGGGCACCACGTACTGGAACACGAAGTGTAAGATGAGGCCACAGCCCGCCAACAGGTCAGCAGTGGCCAGACTACCCACGAGCACAAACATGGGCGTGCGCAGCGCGGGAGTGGACGCGATGAGCGCCACCACCAGCGCATTTTCGCCTGCGATCACAGTTCCCGACACGCACAGCAGCACATCCCAGGGATTCACTGCCGAAAGCAGTAGTCCCGAGGGCCCTGCTGGCAGCTGAGAAGACAGCTCCAGTGACCCGTTAGGTCCGCCGCCGCCTCCCAGCGCTGCGGATGCTGCTGGGGGTCCCCATTCGCCGGTGTCCGGTGCCCCTGCTGCTGTAGCCGCAGCTGCCGCTCCCTCGGCCGCTACTGCCACCACTTGGGACTCGTTGAGCGCGGCGGCGCTAGCGTTCATCGCCGCTAGATGTTGCTCCCTGCACAAAAGGGACCGCAGATTGTCAGGTGCACTGCCCAAGCTACCGATGAACTTTCCCCGCTCTAACTGCTTCACTTAAATTGCTTATCTCACCTCAGGAACACGCACGGAGCGCAGTGGGGGAAGTGGGGGAAAAGTGAGAACCCCAATAAATAAGCAcctgttgagtgaatgaatgaacggAATATACGGGGTTTCTGAGCTTTGGCAGAGGTGCATAGATAGATTCCACTACGCACTAGCATGCATGAACACCCTAAAACAAATCAACCTAGAGAGTCATCTCTTTGCAAGCCTGAGCTGGGCAAAGCCGCTGTCCGCGGTCCTGAAAGAGAAGTTTGAGAGCCAGAGACCCCAGGTCTGGAACTGGGGATTGAAAGGCTAAGGGGGGAATCTGCTAAGGTGCAGTGGTCAAGCCTTGCTCCAATTCTTTGACTCCTGGACGGACTCACTCCAGGACTGCCTTTTACCCCCTCGCCTTCCCCAGAAGCTCAAAGTACCCTTAGGAGCCCGCTGCTCACCTGGGGAGTCAGGGATCCCGGGAGTCTCTGGTCATGCGCTCCGCGGCTGTGTGCCTGGCTATCCTCCCTGCGCGGTCCGAGCAGCTGCCTGCAGAAGGCTGCCCCGCGTCAAAGAGGAAAGTACTGGTCGCCTGTCGCTGAGCCACCTTCGCTGCGAGTGAGAGGCAGTGGCAGAGATGGCAGGCTGCGAGCTGCGAGCTGCGCGCCTGCCCGAGATTGACAGGCGGGGTCCGGTGACGTCAGGCTCTGGGTTCTGGTTTCAGTGCATTACTAGCCACACCCGCCAGGCCAATCCTTCTTGACATTTCCCCACCCCTCACAGAAACATTTCAGAGAGAtccagaaggaaggagaagccagAGTCTCTACCAGTCCAGATACCTCCAGGAATGGGATGgggctgagaggagagagagagaaaggattgaagagAGCCTGAGGCCAGGCGAAAGAGGGTGAGCTGGAAAAGGAAGGCGAGGGGTGAGTGACAATAAGCCACATAGCAAAGGCCAGAGCCAAGGACCACTGAAACGAAGAAGCCACGGAGAAGGGGCGGTTGGGGCAtctgtaaaggagagagagagagagaagttctcTTTGTAAGAGTGTTTATAGCGTTTGTGCCACTTGGCTATAGCCAGGGAAGAAACACAGAGCCGAGAAAAAAGACAAGATAAAAGGACAAGACTGGAAACCGTTTCTTTTTCCAGAGATTTACCCGAggaatcctcccccccccccaccgtccCCGTCCCCGTCATCTTTCTGAGCCCTCCCCTGCAGGTTCCACCACTATCTGATCTCTGCCCTTCTTGCTGGTGCCCTTGCAACTGCTCTTTAACTGAAGACAAGGTCTGTGTCTtgttagaaaagaagaaaacagcaaaaTGTGATTTACTTTCCTGGCAACAGACTTTGCCCTGCTAATTACTACCTTATAAAACAAATTATAGGACCAAAATAGTGATAAGTCAGCTGCACAAGACTTCAGTAGGCACGGGTTTTATTTTCAGCCCAGATAAATCACCCTTTTGGttcaaaggtgttttggtttgtcAGTAAAAATGCAAGTATTTGTCTCTTTCCTTTGTAACGAGACAGAATCTCCAATAGCTGTACTTGGGCCAAAAGCTAACGCAGCTGACTCTGTAAGAGgctctaaaagaaatgaatacacaCTGCTATTACAAGGCTGGACTGGGGCCACTGCTGTGGCCTTCACacattacatgaaaaaaaagcAACATACATTGTAGGTGCTTCTTGCCTCCTCCCAGCCAGTGCATATAaaggaggggggaaaggaaaggagggagagagagagagagagagagagagagagagagagagagagagagagagactgagactcagCAGGCCCATAGTCTGGGGGAGCATAGGGATGCTTGTGTTGGCTACTTTATAGACAGGACCTCCCAAACCAcccctgctcctgcctcagtgcaCCTGAACTTACCTGGGAGATGGCTCATGCCTAAGAATGCCCAGTTCTTCATGGCAACAGCCAATGCTGGGCTATGCATGAATTTACCCACCATTTGGGGGGTTTTGAGACTTAACACATTCCACCATTGTCATGAACATAAAACTCAGTGAAGCTTCacatttctgagtttcagtggaaGACTGTCATGTCAGTGCCAAGAACTTTGCTTCAGAGCTGTCGACTGAACTGTCAAACCGCTGCCGTAGCACGATGACTGCAAAGTTTGCAAATGATTCTGTCTGGTACAGGCTCAAATCCTCACTCGTGGCCAGGCCAACACAAAATCttattatgagtgtgtgtgtgtgtgtgtgagatttttttccccttggagCTTGATCACGTGGTTCTTAAGCATGAACATCATAAATGATAACACTGTTGCAATGCCAAAAGATGCACATGCCTGGCAGGAGAGGTTCAAGTCTGTTACAGTTTCACAGCCAGCCTACAGAGAATGGATCTGAGCTAACCTTACCCCTCTGTCCctcacctcctccttctcccttccacctcctccctccccatccactcccctgtttctcttcagaaaagggcagacctcccagggatatcaaccaaacgtGGCACATCAAGTTTCACTAAGATTAGGCACCTcctctcatattaaggctgggCGAGGCAACCAAGCACGAGGACAAGGgacccaaaagcaggcaaaagcatCAGAAATAGTCCCTGCTCCttctgttaggagtcccacaaaaacaccacaccacacaactATAACAGATATCCTGAGGGCCTAGgttagacccatgcaggctccctgattaTTAATTAAATCTCAGTGAGCCCCTATGAgtccaggtttgttgattttgtgggttttcttgtggaatTCCTTGACCCTCTGGCTCCTCTGATCCTCACAGCCCCCTCTTCAGCACGAATTTTTgaactccacctaatgtttgttggtggtgggtctctgcatctgattccatcagttgctggatgaaaccTCTCTGACAACTGAGTTAGGCATCAATCTGAGAGTATAGCTGAATATTATTGGTTATCATCTCATTGACTTTGTTTTggcatggcaactcttataaggaaaacatttaattggggctggcttacagttttggagattagtccattgtcatcatggcaggaagcagggtgctggagaaggacACACTTTCAGCAAGGCCGCACAACCTAATGTCActccctaagcattcaaatatatgaatccATGAGGGCCAATTGTATTCAAGCCACTATCAGGGTAAGATGGCTCATGAGATATGATTCATGACTGCAGAGGAAGGTTGGTGAACTGCCTTTAGGTCATGGAGTTCTTTCTTAGACGTAGGTCTGAGACCAGATAGGACACATtcttttaactctctctctccccatctcatcTTTTGGGAGatagataggaaagaaaaaatgttatagttattatatgtgtgtatattagatATAATTAATTGTCTACCTTACCTATTGATCATACACAAGATCCTGCTCTTGCAAGGGTCTACTAGAATGTTCAGCCTGTAAATAACACACCATGTTCCACTACAGTCCACCCCTTGTCCCATACAGCAGATCGGAGGAGCATGGATCACCCATCCTTTGCTTGACTGGTGACCAAAATCTTTTCTCTTGAAACTTTGACCTGAAGATGACATAACAATGGCCATTCGGTGCTGGCTCTGGACCTTATGTGTGATAATCAGCCAGGGTTGGAGCACTCACATTGGACCTTAGACAGAGTGCACAGCCAGAGCAAGCTAGGTGGCACGAAAAAATCAAACTGACCTGTGAGAGGAGCAGAGTTGGACGTGAACAAGTGAGCAAGAGCAAGCTGTGTGAGGTGTGACCTCAGCCATGAAGAAGTGGCTGGCTTctggttctgtgtgtctgtctagcCAGCATCCTGGGAGCCTTGAAACTTCCCTTTATGTCTCCACCACAAAACTTCCTAGCTTTGAACTACCTTGAGTCCGTTTTCATCCTGTGAATTCTTTGGGCTTGATAAAAGTACGTAACAAAGTATATTATTCAGGTACCAGCTTGTCTTATCCTGGTTACATTTTGGGAGTCCTTGAATTTTGATTCCTTACTTGCAGTCATAGTTTAGCATTGTTATAAGcaatccagtgacaggcccactGTAGCCTCTGCTTCTTCACAGTCCAGCACTCCCCAGTGTGAACATGGGCAAATTTGCTCTGTCTGTCTCATCTgtcattcccccctcccctcttgtCCCCTTAGCATCTTTCTCATCTCAGTCTAtttcagtggctctcaaccctcACTGTGCGTCAGAACTACCTGGAAAGCTGCACCTTCCCAGCCCCCTGTCTCTGGACTTCTTGCCCAGGGATTGATTTATTTGATCTGAAGTGATGCCTATGCATTTTATTTGATGCCTAGAAATTTTATTTGCAACCTGTAGAGCCAAGTCTGAGAATAATCGTGGAGACAATCATGTGCTTCCCCTTCCAGGTAAGTGTACAGTGAGTTCTGAGACAGCACCACGCAGTTCATAATGGGTGCAAGAAAGGAGTTTTGGCAGCAAGCCAGCCACAAGTCACTCCATGAGTGTAGTTTCTGGTTTTTCCCACTAACCAAAAGCTTTTCTGCAGATCTTTAGTTTCCTACATTCACCTTCCTTTCTGTACCATGCTGAAGGCTGACACTTGATTCAATCTCAGTCTAGAAGAATTGCCTCGCCAGGAAGTAGTAAACGTTGGCCACTCCTGGCCACTTGCAAGGTGTACCCACTCAGTGCTCAAGTCTTTGCAAGTGATTGGTTTAATAAGATCAGAGCTTCACTTAGACAAACTTTAGAATCTTACAAAACTGTAGCTGATCTGCCTCACCTCTGGACAtctgcagtcacacacacacacacacacacacacacacacacacacacacacacacacacaaatgaaagagaggtaagggagagggagaaggagagggagagagctggtTCTTAGAGGCAAGCAATTCAGTTCTTTCCTGGAAAGTCTAAGGTTTATCTGGTGGCTTCTGGTCCTTGTCCTGACAGGTCAGGGAGATAGAAACTGTTGGATGGGATATTTGAGACTGTTTATTGAGAAAGGCAACTCCTAGAAAAGGCA encodes:
- the Gpr6 gene encoding G-protein coupled receptor 6, with protein sequence MNASAAALNESQVVAVAAEGAAAAATAAGAPDTGEWGPPAASAALGGGGGPNGSLELSSQLPAGPSGLLLSAVNPWDVLLCVSGTVIAGENALVVALIASTPALRTPMFVLVGSLATADLLAGCGLILHFVFQYVVPSETVSLLMVGFLVASFAASVSSLLAITVDRYLSLYNALTYYSRRTLLGVHLLLAATWTVSLGLGLLPVLGWNCLADRTSCSVVRPLTRSHVALLSTSFFVVFGIMLHLYVRICQVVWRHAHQIALQQHCLAPPHLAATRKGVGTLAVVLGTFGASWLPFAIYCVVGSQEDPAIYTYATLLPATYNSMINPIIYAFRNQEIQRALWLLFCGCFQSKVPFRSRSPSEV